The proteins below come from a single Rhizobium rhizoryzae genomic window:
- a CDS encoding EAL domain-containing protein → MLSIFAGQKALKTRLNWRRSIIGKVTSFLLFAVALAYISGAATGWIMIERSQRDEWRQQASTNIQIVSSAIRSVYTFVAVDMTPSSQIVRIITDRMIGDDASVLDTGYVAVDVLALASVQTKQKVWLLQYDASTKSLVSITDSDGGPAGLTLSVQDNGGPSEEYTEFFTGFGKIGTEEHYIGYLPIRSSEGKMLGGVAASVGTTESLMATRGIFYRNSLLSFAVIMLATGGAIALLLRSLFKPVPVLIEALKRIARDETGNITPYQRRQDEIGQLATTIETLREAVVEREHLRQMREAARELEHLAHHDALTGLPNRAFLQKALNSLLEEVEVGNKIINVMLLDLDRFKPVNDTYGHAVGDQVLISTCKRVSTLLGPDDVFARLGGDEFALIQVVALNAEKEAKRLAARILEAISRPFQINELSLSIGASIGIARAPLHGRNSNQILSNADVALYTSKGAGRGCFHIFEPGMTMETSHRSTIELELMTALNEDQFEVHYQPIVAIGEGRISGYEALVRWNHPKRGFITPDKFIPAAEETGFIVELDRWVLKQACRQMAGKDDRTTVSVNISAIGLLRQDLPDFIRATLNETGLSADRLEIEITETNKVEGKEAITILTAIRAMGVGIALDDFGTGFASLSYLIDLPVTRIKLDRRFISGVAESTRCLNIVLSTVSLARGLDISVTAEGVEYKEQLDLLRAAGCGSVQGYLLGRPQASFTEQYLGSSAA, encoded by the coding sequence ATGCTGTCGATATTCGCAGGCCAAAAGGCCCTGAAGACGCGTTTGAATTGGCGTCGATCCATCATCGGCAAAGTTACCTCATTCCTGCTATTTGCTGTCGCGCTTGCCTACATTTCTGGCGCCGCGACGGGTTGGATCATGATCGAGCGAAGTCAGCGAGATGAATGGCGACAGCAGGCGAGCACCAATATCCAGATCGTCAGCAGTGCAATTCGAAGCGTCTATACCTTCGTTGCCGTGGACATGACACCGTCGAGCCAGATTGTACGGATCATCACCGACCGCATGATAGGCGACGATGCGTCGGTGCTGGATACCGGCTATGTGGCCGTGGATGTTCTCGCGCTCGCGTCCGTGCAGACAAAGCAGAAGGTGTGGCTCCTCCAATACGATGCTTCGACGAAAAGCCTGGTTTCCATTACTGACAGTGACGGCGGGCCTGCCGGCTTGACGCTATCCGTTCAGGACAATGGCGGACCGTCAGAAGAATACACGGAGTTTTTCACCGGCTTTGGCAAGATTGGCACTGAAGAGCACTACATCGGCTATCTGCCTATCCGCTCCTCCGAGGGCAAGATGCTGGGTGGCGTCGCCGCATCGGTCGGGACGACGGAATCGCTCATGGCTACCCGCGGCATCTTTTACCGCAATTCACTTTTATCGTTCGCTGTCATCATGCTTGCCACCGGCGGCGCGATTGCCTTGCTCCTCCGCAGCCTTTTCAAACCCGTACCAGTTCTGATCGAGGCGCTCAAACGGATTGCTCGCGATGAAACGGGGAACATCACGCCGTACCAGCGACGACAGGATGAAATCGGGCAACTTGCCACAACGATCGAGACCTTGCGGGAGGCAGTGGTCGAGCGTGAACATTTGAGACAGATGCGGGAAGCAGCCAGAGAACTGGAGCATCTTGCCCATCATGACGCTCTCACGGGACTGCCAAACCGGGCGTTTCTCCAGAAAGCACTGAATAGTTTACTTGAAGAGGTCGAAGTCGGAAACAAGATCATCAACGTGATGTTGCTGGATCTTGATCGCTTCAAACCCGTGAATGACACCTATGGGCACGCTGTTGGTGACCAGGTGTTGATATCGACCTGCAAACGCGTTTCCACATTGCTGGGGCCAGACGATGTTTTCGCCCGCCTCGGTGGCGATGAGTTCGCGCTCATCCAGGTGGTAGCCTTGAACGCCGAAAAGGAGGCAAAGCGGCTGGCTGCCCGAATTCTGGAGGCAATTTCCAGACCCTTTCAGATCAACGAACTTTCATTGTCTATCGGTGCCAGTATCGGAATTGCCAGGGCACCATTACACGGCCGAAACTCCAATCAAATTTTGAGCAATGCGGATGTCGCGCTTTACACATCGAAGGGTGCAGGCCGCGGTTGCTTCCATATATTCGAACCAGGGATGACCATGGAAACATCACACCGCTCCACTATCGAGCTGGAGCTCATGACTGCCCTGAACGAGGACCAATTCGAGGTACATTATCAGCCGATCGTCGCCATCGGCGAGGGTAGAATTTCGGGCTATGAGGCGCTGGTGAGATGGAACCATCCCAAACGCGGCTTCATTACGCCCGACAAATTTATCCCTGCCGCTGAAGAAACCGGTTTTATCGTTGAGCTCGACCGCTGGGTCCTGAAGCAGGCCTGCCGCCAGATGGCAGGCAAGGATGATCGGACAACAGTCTCTGTCAATATCTCTGCCATCGGCCTGCTGAGACAGGATCTACCGGATTTCATTCGTGCCACACTCAATGAAACCGGCCTCTCGGCTGACCGTCTGGAGATAGAAATCACCGAAACCAACAAGGTCGAAGGCAAGGAGGCGATCACCATCCTGACGGCCATTCGGGCGATGGGTGTCGGCATAGCACTTGATGATTTTGGAACCGGGTTCGCATCCTTGTCCTATCTGATTGATCTGCCGGTCACGCGTATCAAGCTGGATCGCCGCTTCATTTCAGGTGTCGCGGAAAGTACCCGGTGTCTCAATATCGTGCTGTCGACTGTTTCCCTGGCCCGGGGACTGGACATCAGCGTGACCGCCGAAGGTGTCGAATACAAGGAACAGCTGGATCTGCTGCGTGCAGCCGGTTGCGGATCGGTCCAGGGTTATCTGCTGGGCAGACCGCAAGCCAGCTTCACGGAACAGTATCTGGGATCGAGCGCCGCCTGA
- a CDS encoding DUF1127 domain-containing protein, whose translation MNVARSFNNWRKYRQTVNELARMSSRELADMGISRSEIEAVARGSVAR comes from the coding sequence ATGAACGTAGCACGCTCCTTCAACAATTGGCGCAAGTACCGTCAGACCGTCAACGAACTCGCTCGCATGTCGAGCCGTGAACTGGCTGACATGGGCATCTCCCGCTCGGAAATCGAAGCTGTTGCCCGCGGTTCCGTGGCCCGCTAA
- a CDS encoding sulfatase-like hydrolase/transferase, whose amino-acid sequence MFVSTTRFLLFCVLLSAFINMPEHPDAFDLQTFLSIPLEIPIIALGLIIVPGKWRGKLAAVVTVLASLLVLLKLADIGTQSAFQRPFNPYLDIKMIGDGWNVLSRSIGTWVGAFAILSGSFSLFIIIGLFYWSCNFPGGWSSKRRLYGCVAVSTALIGLSGLMLRSEDERHALTVEAKATPYLIQRLDLISHAIADMHRFEVELAQSDPFKGKTELMGRVKGQDVFLIFVESYGRSAVEDTRFSPRIAARFEDMQKSLEQSGFQIASRWVTSPTVAGLSWLAHGTLLSGLWIDSQARYDRLVMSDRSSLNRLFKNAGWETAAAMPAITLDWPESAYFGYDRVYAAKDLSYQGQPFNWITMPDQYTLSAIQKLIRDPQPRRNVMIETALISSHAPWTPVAHMIDWQAVGDGKTFNDQAASGESPAFVWADPDRIRDHYIRTIDYSLEAVASYIRTFGDDAIFIVIGDHQPASVVTGPDATRDVPIHIIAKRTDVVAEFLRQGFNSGLRPVQTESLRMDQLRNLIVELFSEPNS is encoded by the coding sequence ATGTTTGTAAGCACGACGCGATTTCTTTTGTTCTGCGTTCTTCTATCCGCATTCATCAACATGCCGGAACATCCCGACGCATTCGATCTCCAGACATTCCTGTCCATCCCGCTTGAGATACCGATCATAGCTCTGGGTCTCATCATCGTGCCCGGCAAGTGGCGGGGAAAACTTGCGGCTGTGGTCACTGTACTGGCAAGCTTGCTGGTTCTGCTCAAGCTCGCAGACATCGGCACGCAATCGGCGTTTCAGCGACCGTTCAACCCGTACCTCGATATCAAAATGATTGGAGACGGCTGGAATGTGCTTTCCAGGAGCATTGGTACCTGGGTCGGCGCATTTGCCATTCTGTCCGGCTCCTTCAGCCTTTTCATCATAATTGGCCTGTTTTATTGGTCATGCAACTTTCCGGGAGGCTGGTCATCCAAACGCAGGCTTTACGGCTGTGTGGCGGTATCAACCGCATTGATCGGGCTTTCGGGTCTGATGCTAAGAAGCGAAGATGAGCGGCATGCGTTGACGGTCGAAGCCAAAGCCACGCCCTATCTGATACAGCGGCTCGATCTGATCTCGCATGCAATTGCCGACATGCACCGCTTTGAGGTGGAGCTCGCACAATCCGACCCTTTCAAAGGAAAGACCGAGCTCATGGGACGGGTCAAGGGACAGGACGTTTTCCTGATATTCGTCGAGTCTTACGGACGCAGTGCTGTTGAAGACACACGTTTCTCGCCGCGTATCGCTGCACGATTTGAGGATATGCAGAAAAGCCTCGAACAGTCCGGGTTTCAGATTGCCAGTCGCTGGGTCACATCGCCGACTGTGGCGGGCCTCAGTTGGCTTGCCCATGGCACACTGTTGTCTGGACTCTGGATCGACAGTCAGGCGCGCTACGATCGACTGGTCATGAGCGACAGAAGCAGTCTCAACCGCTTGTTTAAGAATGCAGGCTGGGAGACGGCGGCGGCCATGCCTGCAATCACTCTGGATTGGCCGGAAAGCGCCTATTTTGGTTATGATCGGGTCTATGCGGCGAAAGATCTTAGTTATCAGGGCCAGCCCTTCAACTGGATCACAATGCCAGACCAATATACGCTCTCGGCAATTCAAAAACTCATTCGAGATCCGCAACCACGTCGCAATGTCATGATCGAGACTGCCCTCATCTCAAGTCATGCGCCCTGGACGCCAGTCGCTCACATGATCGACTGGCAGGCGGTCGGTGATGGGAAAACCTTCAATGACCAGGCGGCGTCCGGCGAGTCGCCGGCTTTCGTCTGGGCAGACCCCGACCGCATCCGGGACCATTACATCCGAACGATAGACTATTCGCTGGAGGCGGTGGCAAGCTATATCCGTACCTTTGGTGATGATGCGATTTTCATTGTTATCGGTGATCATCAGCCGGCATCAGTCGTGACCGGGCCTGACGCAACGCGCGATGTCCCAATTCACATCATTGCAAAGCGCACGGATGTTGTAGCCGAATTCCTTCGGCAAGGCTTCAATTCAGGCTTGAGGCCGGTACAGACCGAGAGTCTGAGAATGGATCAACTGCGCAACCTTATCGTAGAGCTCTTTTCCGAACCAAATTCCTGA
- a CDS encoding amino acid ABC transporter substrate-binding protein codes for MLKILFQRLLAAILLLLPSTLALAETDLSFNGSTIERLKETRVLRVGYGSAQPFSFKTSSGEVVGYSIDLCRAMARKMQAMLDLPELSVELVQRTPANRIQLLNDGGIDIECNASTNVADRRKAVFFTPPHFIAQTKVVSLARNNINRIDDLRGKSVAVVLGTVNVSQILQLSRERKLGLVSVPVNEVREAFELVKSGRVSAFAMDDVLIRNLIAQTGNPDDYVVSSEAISEPQPYGFMTRINDPQFAELAATALRSIYRSPQMQEMYDRWFMQPFEGSPQGLNLPISDELKASFATQ; via the coding sequence ATGTTGAAGATCCTTTTTCAACGGCTTTTAGCCGCCATTCTGTTGCTGCTTCCGTCAACTCTCGCATTGGCTGAGACTGATTTGAGCTTTAACGGATCAACCATAGAGCGGCTGAAGGAGACCAGGGTCTTACGTGTCGGTTATGGATCGGCCCAACCATTTTCCTTTAAGACCAGTTCAGGAGAAGTCGTCGGCTATTCGATAGATCTCTGCAGGGCCATGGCCAGAAAAATGCAGGCTATGCTGGATCTGCCGGAATTGTCCGTTGAACTGGTTCAGCGCACACCTGCAAATCGCATCCAGCTTTTGAATGATGGGGGGATAGATATCGAATGCAATGCAAGTACTAACGTAGCGGATCGCCGTAAGGCAGTGTTTTTCACGCCGCCCCATTTCATCGCCCAGACGAAGGTCGTCTCCCTCGCGCGCAACAACATCAACAGGATAGACGATCTGAGAGGGAAAAGTGTTGCCGTCGTTCTTGGAACCGTGAACGTAAGCCAAATCCTGCAGCTGTCTCGCGAGAGAAAGCTCGGACTTGTCTCGGTTCCCGTCAATGAAGTGCGCGAAGCCTTCGAGCTTGTGAAATCCGGACGGGTCTCGGCATTTGCAATGGACGACGTGTTGATCCGCAATCTTATAGCCCAGACAGGAAATCCGGATGATTATGTGGTGAGCTCGGAGGCAATATCCGAACCACAACCCTACGGTTTCATGACCCGAATCAACGATCCGCAATTTGCGGAGCTCGCAGCGACAGCCCTTCGCAGTATTTATCGTAGCCCGCAGATGCAGGAGATGTATGACCGTTGGTTCATGCAGCCGTTCGAGGGTTCTCCTCAGGGCCTAAACCTGCCGATAAGCGATGAACTTAAGGCGTCCTTCGCGACACAGTGA
- a CDS encoding amino acid ABC transporter substrate-binding protein, with amino-acid sequence MLALTVGSAGASAEESSDTLTKIKNTGTVTIGHRVSEPPFSYLVAGVATGYAVEICQRIVKDIAATLGKSDLRIEYVSVTSATRFVMVKSRRIDMECAATTNNAERRKMVAFSYPHFVTATRFVSLKSSNIRSISDLAGRSVAATTGTVNLDQLNAINRQRMLNISVLLNRENSDSFNLVTNGKASAFVMDDILLAGQIAASSKPDDYVISEETFSPPEPYGILLPLGDDAFKAVVNASLEKLFTSKDIQELYTKWFERPIPPLGQNMKLPMSPELKAVFSKPKEYLE; translated from the coding sequence ATGCTGGCGCTGACTGTAGGAAGCGCTGGCGCATCGGCAGAAGAGAGTTCGGACACTCTGACGAAGATCAAAAACACCGGAACGGTCACTATCGGGCACCGTGTGTCGGAACCACCCTTCTCCTATCTCGTGGCTGGCGTAGCGACCGGGTATGCCGTCGAAATCTGTCAGCGGATCGTAAAAGATATCGCTGCGACGCTCGGTAAATCCGATCTTCGTATAGAATATGTTTCGGTAACATCGGCCACCCGCTTCGTCATGGTCAAATCTCGCCGGATCGACATGGAATGCGCGGCAACCACCAATAATGCCGAGCGGCGAAAAATGGTGGCCTTTTCCTATCCGCATTTCGTGACGGCAACGCGCTTTGTCTCCTTGAAGAGCTCGAACATCCGATCGATTTCGGATCTTGCAGGCAGAAGCGTCGCCGCAACGACCGGAACCGTCAACCTGGATCAACTGAACGCGATCAACCGGCAGCGGATGCTGAATATTTCGGTCCTGTTGAACCGCGAAAATTCGGACTCCTTCAATCTGGTCACCAACGGCAAGGCGTCTGCCTTCGTCATGGACGATATTCTCCTCGCCGGCCAGATCGCGGCTTCGTCGAAGCCGGACGATTATGTAATCTCAGAGGAAACTTTCAGCCCGCCGGAGCCTTACGGAATTTTGCTGCCCTTGGGCGACGATGCTTTCAAGGCGGTCGTGAACGCGAGTCTCGAGAAACTGTTCACCAGCAAGGATATCCAAGAGCTTTATACAAAGTGGTTCGAGCGGCCAATTCCACCGCTGGGACAGAATATGAAACTGCCGATGTCACCCGAATTGAAGGCAGTGTTTTCAAAACCAAAAGAATATTTGGAGTGA
- a CDS encoding LacI family DNA-binding transcriptional regulator, with product MTSRPLPGKRATKSRRIKLEDVAAASGVSISTASRALAGEKGVKPEIREKVLAAAKQVNYTLPVALAGRKIVLAASSAAMIDYVRNQFTLYVLEGLRERAEALNLEIVTRPIADKADETQMLKEAREDPETAGLLFLTVDDEAMLAATRDFPKPVVLLNGHDPLMRLSSVTPCNRSAARLATEHLIQLGHKRILFLMRPGRRTILHRCDGWQDALKAHHLIADPDLIISVDDWLPELAARAIEERIRDRGLDFSAIVTAGDSLAVGAIMGVQKAGFTVPDDVSVVGMDDLPQASFVNPPLTTMHLPMREIGSAALDLISDSMAGRINPARRVELACHLVERSSTAPAKVHL from the coding sequence ATGACCAGTCGACCCTTGCCCGGAAAACGGGCTACGAAATCCAGGCGGATAAAACTCGAAGACGTCGCAGCGGCGAGCGGCGTCTCGATCAGTACCGCTTCCCGCGCGCTGGCAGGCGAGAAAGGCGTGAAACCGGAGATACGCGAGAAGGTTCTAGCCGCTGCCAAACAGGTGAATTACACACTTCCCGTTGCCCTTGCAGGTCGAAAGATCGTGCTGGCGGCATCGAGCGCGGCCATGATCGATTATGTGCGAAACCAGTTCACGCTCTACGTGCTTGAGGGACTGCGTGAGCGTGCCGAGGCGCTCAATCTGGAGATCGTGACGCGTCCTATCGCAGACAAGGCGGACGAAACCCAGATGCTGAAGGAAGCGCGGGAAGACCCCGAAACCGCGGGTCTTCTGTTTCTGACGGTGGACGACGAGGCCATGCTGGCGGCGACCCGCGATTTTCCGAAACCGGTGGTCCTGTTGAACGGACATGATCCGCTAATGCGTCTTTCCAGCGTGACACCTTGCAATCGCTCCGCCGCAAGGCTGGCCACAGAACATCTGATTCAGCTAGGACACAAGCGAATCCTCTTTCTGATGCGCCCCGGAAGACGGACGATTCTGCACCGTTGCGACGGCTGGCAGGATGCACTGAAAGCGCATCATCTGATTGCTGACCCGGATCTGATCATTTCAGTCGATGACTGGCTTCCGGAGTTGGCGGCAAGGGCAATCGAAGAACGCATACGGGACAGGGGGCTGGATTTTTCCGCGATCGTGACGGCAGGCGATAGCCTTGCGGTCGGCGCCATCATGGGTGTTCAAAAAGCGGGCTTCACGGTGCCGGACGATGTGTCGGTTGTCGGCATGGACGATCTGCCTCAGGCTTCTTTCGTCAATCCGCCGCTGACGACAATGCATCTGCCGATGCGAGAGATCGGTTCGGCTGCTCTCGACCTGATCAGCGACAGTATGGCGGGCAGGATCAACCCTGCTCGGCGCGTCGAACTGGCCTGTCATCTAGTAGAGCGTTCATCGACCGCACCCGCCAAGGTCCACTTGTGA
- a CDS encoding dipeptidase — translation MPDSPLVPIIDGHNDVLLRMMQPGQDDPVAGFLEGEGRGHIDLPRAKAGGLAGGLFAIFVPSPHHRPDADGNFVAPEQASALNQTLAMARKFFELEARSQGQIKVCRNSIELQACIEQSIFAPVLHIEGAEGIGEDLDALHVLHQAGLRSLGPVWSRPNIFAHGVPFRVPHSPDIGPGLTDAGRALVRICNHLKILIDLSHMNEQGFWDTARLSDAPLVATHSNAHALSPHSRNLTDRQLDAIGESKGLVGINYGVLFLRDDGVRNLDTPLQIVVDHIRYIADRIGIERVALGSDFDGTTVPNELKDAAGLPRLIELMRQNGFDQISIERVAYRNWLDVLARTWGN, via the coding sequence ATGCCCGATAGCCCACTTGTTCCGATCATAGACGGTCATAACGACGTTCTGCTGCGCATGATGCAGCCGGGCCAAGACGATCCCGTTGCCGGGTTTCTGGAAGGCGAGGGAAGGGGGCATATTGATCTGCCGCGCGCCAAAGCTGGCGGTCTGGCAGGAGGGCTTTTTGCCATCTTCGTTCCCTCCCCGCATCATAGGCCAGATGCCGACGGAAATTTTGTTGCACCGGAACAGGCCTCCGCCCTGAACCAAACCCTGGCAATGGCCCGCAAATTCTTCGAACTGGAAGCGCGTTCACAGGGCCAGATCAAGGTCTGTCGCAATTCAATCGAATTGCAGGCCTGTATTGAGCAGTCGATTTTTGCGCCGGTTCTTCATATCGAAGGTGCCGAGGGCATAGGTGAGGACCTCGATGCGCTTCACGTGCTTCATCAGGCCGGTTTGCGAAGCTTGGGGCCCGTCTGGAGCAGACCCAACATCTTCGCTCACGGGGTTCCCTTTCGGGTGCCCCATTCTCCCGATATCGGGCCGGGGCTGACGGATGCCGGGCGCGCTCTCGTTCGCATCTGCAATCATCTCAAGATCCTGATCGATCTTTCGCACATGAACGAGCAAGGCTTCTGGGACACTGCAAGACTGTCGGATGCTCCGCTTGTGGCGACACACTCCAATGCACATGCGCTCAGCCCGCACAGCCGGAACCTGACGGACCGCCAGCTTGACGCGATCGGCGAAAGCAAGGGCCTCGTTGGCATCAATTACGGAGTGCTGTTTCTCCGGGATGATGGTGTGCGGAACCTCGATACTCCTTTGCAGATCGTCGTGGATCACATTCGCTACATCGCAGACCGGATAGGGATCGAGCGTGTAGCACTCGGTTCCGATTTCGACGGAACAACTGTTCCCAATGAACTGAAAGATGCTGCTGGATTGCCGCGTCTGATCGAGCTTATGCGGCAAAACGGTTTCGATCAGATTTCGATCGAGCGGGTTGCTTATCGCAACTGGCTTGATGTGCTCGCTCGCACCTGGGGCAATTAA
- the minD gene encoding septum site-determining protein MinD: MGKVIVVTSGKGGVGKTTSTAALGAALAQRNEKVVVVDFDVGLRNLDLVMGAERRVVYDLVNVIQGDAKLTQALIRDKRIENLFLLPASQTRDKDNLTPEGVEWVINELKRYFDWVICDSPAGIERGATLAMRHADVAVVVTNPEVSSVRDSDRIIGLLDSKTVKAERGERMEKHLLLTRFDQNRAARGDMLKVEDVLEILSIPLLGIIPESMDVLKASNIGAPVTIADAKSAPAQAYFEAARRLAGEDIPVTMPEEKRGLFGKIFSRRAA; the protein is encoded by the coding sequence ATGGGGAAGGTAATCGTCGTTACGTCAGGCAAGGGCGGGGTCGGCAAGACAACCTCCACAGCTGCTTTGGGTGCTGCACTTGCCCAGCGCAATGAGAAGGTCGTCGTCGTGGACTTCGATGTAGGCCTGCGCAACCTGGATCTGGTCATGGGTGCCGAGCGCCGGGTCGTCTACGATCTCGTCAACGTCATTCAGGGCGATGCGAAGCTGACACAGGCGCTCATTCGCGACAAGCGGATTGAAAACCTGTTCCTGCTGCCTGCCTCCCAGACGCGCGACAAGGACAATCTGACGCCGGAAGGCGTCGAGTGGGTCATCAACGAACTCAAGCGCTACTTCGATTGGGTCATCTGCGACAGCCCGGCGGGGATCGAGCGCGGTGCGACACTTGCCATGCGCCATGCGGATGTGGCCGTGGTCGTCACCAATCCCGAAGTCTCGTCGGTGCGCGATTCCGACCGTATCATTGGTCTCCTGGACTCCAAGACGGTCAAGGCGGAGCGGGGCGAGCGTATGGAGAAGCATCTTCTTCTGACTCGTTTCGACCAGAACCGCGCCGCACGCGGCGACATGCTGAAAGTCGAGGACGTGCTGGAAATTCTCTCCATCCCGCTGCTCGGCATCATTCCGGAAAGCATGGATGTGTTGAAGGCTTCCAACATCGGCGCTCCGGTAACGATCGCTGATGCGAAGTCCGCTCCTGCCCAGGCCTATTTCGAAGCGGCCCGCCGTCTGGCCGGTGAAGACATTCCTGTCACCATGCCGGAAGAAAAGCGTGGTCTGTTCGGCAAGATCTTCTCGCGGAGGGCTGCATGA
- the minE gene encoding cell division topological specificity factor MinE → MNIFRLFNKQRSAPLARERLQVLLAHERVATGNDLVAVLREEILAVIAKHVELDSERVHVKMDRDERFSILEIDVEIPLEAKLEAA, encoded by the coding sequence ATGAATATTTTCCGGCTTTTCAACAAGCAGAGATCCGCGCCTTTGGCGCGCGAGAGACTGCAGGTCCTGCTGGCGCATGAGCGTGTCGCAACCGGAAATGATCTCGTCGCCGTCCTGCGCGAGGAAATTCTGGCTGTCATCGCCAAGCATGTCGAACTCGACAGCGAACGCGTTCACGTCAAGATGGATCGCGACGAGCGGTTCTCCATCCTGGAGATCGATGTAGAAATCCCGCTGGAAGCCAAGCTCGAAGCGGCCTGA
- the minC gene encoding septum site-determining protein MinC has translation MTKVQTDSRSIRIKGRSFLAVVLTPDLPLDQWLERLDDLAARSAGFFLGRPVVLDVTELQIDRQQLAEFLAHLAQRNVSIMGIEGARHSMIAPGMPPVLKGGRPAGDVDVASVEPVAVAVQPAVPDSGDTQPEPQATVLQAPRSALQSLVINEPVRSGQSIIFTEGDVTIVGSVASGAEVIAGGSVHVYGTLRGRAMAGSVGNSQARIFCRKLEAELIAIDGIYKMAEDLPTDLLGQPVQVWLEGDAIVAGKVN, from the coding sequence ATGACCAAAGTGCAAACAGATTCACGCTCGATCAGGATCAAGGGACGCTCGTTTCTCGCTGTCGTTCTGACACCTGACCTGCCCCTCGATCAGTGGTTGGAGAGGCTGGATGATCTGGCAGCGCGTTCTGCAGGCTTTTTCCTGGGTCGTCCGGTCGTCCTCGATGTCACGGAACTGCAGATCGATCGGCAGCAACTCGCAGAGTTTCTCGCGCATCTGGCACAGCGCAATGTCAGCATCATGGGCATTGAAGGCGCGCGCCATTCGATGATTGCGCCCGGCATGCCGCCGGTGTTGAAGGGTGGACGTCCGGCCGGTGATGTGGATGTCGCCTCCGTTGAGCCGGTTGCGGTGGCTGTTCAGCCCGCAGTTCCGGATTCCGGCGATACCCAACCAGAGCCGCAGGCAACTGTTTTGCAGGCGCCGCGCTCCGCCTTGCAATCTTTGGTCATCAACGAGCCCGTAAGGTCCGGACAATCTATCATCTTTACCGAAGGGGACGTCACGATCGTCGGCTCCGTTGCCTCCGGCGCCGAGGTCATCGCGGGCGGATCGGTGCATGTTTACGGCACTCTTCGTGGACGAGCCATGGCCGGGTCCGTCGGTAATTCGCAGGCGCGCATATTCTGCCGCAAACTCGAAGCCGAACTGATCGCGATCGATGGAATTTACAAGATGGCCGAGGATCTGCCTACGGACCTGCTTGGACAACCCGTGCAGGTCTGGCTCGAAGGAGATGCAATCGTTGCCGGAAAAGTCAATTGA